One window of the Pseudofrankia sp. DC12 genome contains the following:
- a CDS encoding glycosyl hydrolase, whose translation MEAAGKPTPPVSHRRPRSRRPAAGWAGLATLAAALLIEAAATPNAVAAAAAGPVPSPPPVTGNASGQPWLSGVNGDPQMTPAAVDQFCLLRGDPCDVAQVYVSRRTWASIVEPSYAETNFAGWPGKLAIAVPPFPEDGTSNLQACAAGTYNGHWQEFGRTLNATGRQSSIIRLAWEGNGRWYPWSGSDPAAYISCFRQVVNSIRSTVSAPPRFDWSINAHISQNPPSHVPTDLYPGDQWVDVVSIDAFDHYPASRTLAQFNDQAEAMGGITWLYDFARAHGRLFGIPEWGVASGSGAEGGGDNASYIRFMRDWMTARAGRGLYYEAYFNTCDNPSVGSNLDRPLGAGCAYANPAAATLYTQLWRARP comes from the coding sequence GTGGAAGCCGCCGGTAAGCCGACCCCACCTGTCTCGCACCGCCGGCCGCGGTCACGCCGCCCCGCGGCCGGCTGGGCCGGCCTGGCCACGCTGGCCGCCGCGTTGCTGATCGAGGCGGCCGCCACCCCGAACGCCGTCGCCGCCGCCGCCGCGGGACCGGTCCCGAGCCCACCGCCGGTCACCGGCAACGCGTCCGGGCAGCCCTGGCTTTCCGGCGTGAACGGCGACCCGCAGATGACCCCGGCCGCCGTCGACCAGTTCTGTCTTCTGCGCGGCGACCCCTGCGACGTGGCCCAGGTCTACGTCTCGCGCAGGACCTGGGCGTCGATCGTCGAGCCGTCCTATGCCGAGACCAACTTCGCCGGCTGGCCGGGCAAGCTGGCCATCGCCGTCCCGCCGTTCCCGGAGGACGGGACATCCAACCTGCAGGCCTGCGCCGCCGGGACCTACAACGGGCACTGGCAGGAGTTCGGCCGGACGCTGAACGCCACCGGCCGCCAGAGCTCGATCATCCGGCTGGCCTGGGAGGGCAACGGCCGCTGGTACCCGTGGTCCGGCTCGGACCCGGCGGCGTACATCAGCTGCTTCCGCCAGGTCGTCAACTCGATCCGCTCGACCGTGAGCGCGCCGCCGCGGTTTGACTGGTCGATCAACGCGCACATCTCGCAGAACCCGCCGAGCCACGTCCCGACCGACCTCTACCCCGGCGACCAGTGGGTCGACGTCGTCTCGATCGACGCGTTCGACCACTACCCGGCGTCGCGGACGCTCGCCCAGTTCAACGACCAGGCCGAGGCCATGGGCGGCATCACCTGGCTGTACGACTTCGCCCGCGCGCACGGCAGACTGTTCGGCATTCCCGAGTGGGGCGTCGCCTCCGGCTCCGGCGCCGAAGGCGGCGGCGACAACGCCAGCTACATCCGGTTCATGCGCGACTGGATGACGGCCCGGGCCGGCCGGGGCCTCTACTACGAGGCGTACTTCAACACCTGCGACAACCCCAGTGTCGGCTCGAACCTCGACCGGCCGCTCGGGGCTGGCTGCGCGTACGCGAACCCGGCGGCGGCGACGCTCTACACCCAGCTGTGGCGAGCGCGGCCCTGA
- a CDS encoding aldo/keto reductase, with the protein MQFTYLGRTGLSVSRLCLGTMNFGPLTSEADAHAIMDAAHEFGINFFDTANAYGLRSAGVSGLGEGRGATESIIGRWFAQGGGRRERTVLATKVYSPMGEWPNEGKLSALNIRRALDASLARLQTDYIDLYQFHHVDRATPWDEIWQAIDVAITAGKILYVGSSNFAGWHIAQAQAAAAQHGLVGLVSEQPIYNLITREVELEVLPAARHYGVGILPWSPLQSGLLGGVLRKQREGLRRLEGRAAHTLEAKRPQIEAYEDFAAELGHEPGDVALAWLLHQPAVTAPIVGPRTRQHLDDAVGALDVRLDEKALTRLDEIFPGYRAAPEHFAW; encoded by the coding sequence ATGCAGTTCACCTATCTCGGCCGTACCGGGCTGTCCGTGTCTCGCCTGTGCCTGGGCACGATGAACTTCGGCCCGCTGACCAGCGAGGCCGACGCCCACGCGATCATGGATGCGGCGCACGAGTTCGGCATCAACTTCTTCGACACCGCCAACGCCTACGGCCTGCGCTCGGCCGGCGTCTCCGGCCTCGGCGAGGGCAGGGGCGCCACCGAGTCGATCATCGGCCGCTGGTTCGCCCAGGGCGGCGGGCGCCGCGAGCGGACCGTGCTGGCTACCAAGGTCTACAGCCCCATGGGCGAGTGGCCCAACGAGGGCAAACTGTCGGCGCTCAACATCCGCCGCGCCCTGGACGCCAGCCTGGCCCGCCTCCAGACCGACTACATCGACCTCTACCAGTTTCACCACGTCGACCGGGCGACGCCCTGGGACGAGATCTGGCAGGCCATCGACGTCGCCATCACCGCCGGCAAGATCCTCTACGTCGGCAGCAGCAACTTCGCGGGCTGGCACATCGCCCAGGCTCAGGCCGCCGCGGCCCAGCACGGGCTGGTCGGCCTGGTCAGCGAGCAGCCGATCTACAACCTGATCACCCGCGAGGTCGAGCTGGAGGTCCTCCCGGCCGCGCGGCACTACGGCGTCGGGATTCTGCCGTGGTCGCCGCTGCAGAGCGGGCTGCTCGGCGGCGTGCTGCGCAAGCAGCGCGAGGGCCTGCGCCGGCTTGAGGGCCGGGCCGCGCACACGCTGGAGGCCAAGCGGCCCCAGATCGAGGCGTACGAGGACTTCGCCGCCGAGCTCGGCCACGAGCCCGGCGACGTCGCACTCGCCTGGCTGCTCCACCAGCCCGCCGTGACCGCCCCGATCGTCGGCCCGCGCACCCGCCAGCACCTCGACGACGCCGTGGGGGCGCTCGACGTCCGCCTCGACGAGAAGGCGCTGACCAGGCTGGACGAGATCTTCCCGGGGTACCGGGCCGCACCCGAGCACTTCGCCTGGTAG
- a CDS encoding VOC family protein → MRVTGFDHLVLNVADAERSLAFYRDVLGLEPVRVEQWRAGEAPFPSVRVNDTTIIDLMELPRTSANVDHFCLVVDPLDWQDIIDTGTVTVVDGPATRFGAQGDAVSLYIKDPDDNTVELRWYPREPD, encoded by the coding sequence ATGCGGGTCACCGGATTCGACCATCTCGTCCTCAACGTCGCGGACGCCGAGCGCTCGCTCGCCTTCTACCGCGACGTGCTGGGGCTGGAACCGGTCAGGGTGGAACAGTGGCGCGCCGGCGAAGCGCCGTTCCCCTCCGTCCGCGTGAACGACACGACCATCATCGACCTGATGGAACTCCCCCGAACCTCGGCGAACGTCGACCACTTCTGCCTCGTCGTGGACCCGCTCGACTGGCAGGACATCATCGACACCGGCACGGTCACCGTCGTTGACGGACCAGCCACCCGCTTCGGCGCCCAGGGCGACGCCGTCTCGCTCTACATCAAGGACCCCGACGACAACACCGTCGAGCTGCGCTGGTACCCGCGCGAGCCTGATTGA
- a CDS encoding NYN domain-containing protein: protein MVVEVPSARLAVLVDAENAPLAAVGPLLAEIARFGRAQVKRAYGDWTAASLKSWKKTLLDLSIRPVQVFAAVRGKNAADMALVIEAMDLLHSGAFDGFCLVSSDSDFTRLAERIREAGLTVYGFGEERKTNPGLVAACDTFVFVETLAAAPAPPVSVWPALAAEQAQALGPADTSPPPVAPGTTSVAEASVPGLNVEIAPTAAASPEKRRKKKTKAVAAAPPTRSTTAELQADAALVSRLRDAVATNHASDGWTSLSAIGQAIRKRPAVILKPYGYSRLKDLIAATDLFDIQQRGRGGSGAVYVRVK, encoded by the coding sequence GTGGTGGTCGAGGTCCCGTCCGCGCGGCTTGCCGTCCTCGTCGACGCCGAGAACGCACCGCTGGCGGCCGTCGGGCCGCTGCTGGCCGAGATCGCCCGCTTCGGCAGAGCGCAGGTGAAACGGGCCTACGGCGACTGGACGGCGGCCTCGCTGAAATCGTGGAAGAAGACCCTGCTTGATCTGTCGATTCGCCCGGTGCAGGTGTTCGCCGCGGTCCGGGGGAAGAACGCCGCGGACATGGCGCTGGTGATCGAGGCGATGGACCTGCTGCACTCCGGCGCGTTCGACGGGTTCTGCCTGGTCTCCTCCGACAGCGACTTCACCCGGCTGGCGGAACGGATTCGGGAGGCCGGCCTGACGGTCTACGGCTTCGGCGAGGAGAGGAAGACGAACCCGGGTCTCGTCGCCGCCTGCGACACCTTCGTCTTCGTGGAGACCCTTGCCGCGGCGCCGGCCCCGCCGGTCTCCGTGTGGCCCGCCCTCGCCGCGGAACAGGCCCAGGCGCTCGGACCCGCGGACACTTCCCCGCCGCCGGTCGCGCCCGGGACGACCTCTGTGGCCGAGGCGTCCGTTCCCGGGCTCAACGTCGAGATCGCGCCGACCGCCGCCGCCAGTCCCGAGAAGAGAAGAAAGAAGAAGACGAAGGCCGTCGCGGCTGCGCCTCCCACCCGCTCGACGACCGCCGAGCTGCAGGCCGATGCCGCGTTGGTCAGCCGGCTGCGCGACGCCGTCGCGACGAACCACGCCTCGGACGGCTGGACGTCCCTCTCGGCGATCGGCCAGGCCATCCGCAAGCGCCCCGCGGTCATCCTCAAGCCCTACGGCTATTCGCGGCTGAAGGACCTGATAGCCGCGACCGACCTGTTCGACATCCAGCAGCGCGGCCGAGGCGGGTCAGGCGCCGTCTACGTCCGCGTCAAGTAG
- a CDS encoding cytochrome P450, producing the protein MVIIAEPSSLPRPPEPAYAATPSGRLLAELFDPANRAGPYSIYTRLRALGPLHDGPFGLPLATDHRDCSAILGNQDWGHDGEAHQLHPTLPIDASPRPSSGWSRRTTPGCAAW; encoded by the coding sequence ATGGTCATCATTGCCGAGCCGTCCTCGCTGCCCCGTCCGCCCGAGCCGGCGTACGCCGCCACGCCGTCAGGGCGGCTGCTCGCCGAGCTGTTCGACCCGGCGAACCGGGCCGGCCCGTACTCGATCTACACGCGGCTGCGCGCGCTCGGCCCGCTCCATGACGGGCCGTTCGGGCTGCCGCTCGCCACCGACCACCGGGACTGCTCGGCCATCCTCGGCAACCAGGACTGGGGCCACGACGGTGAGGCCCACCAGCTGCACCCGACGCTGCCCATCGACGCGTCCCCGCGGCCTTCCTCTGGATGGAGCCGCCGGACCACACCCGGCTGCGCGGCCTGGTGA
- a CDS encoding cytochrome P450 has protein sequence MEPPDHTRLRGLVTKAFTPRVVAGLRPRIEALAEELLDDALRAGEFDLIETIAYPLPLTIVCEVLGVPRSDHPQVQVSSQAVVRSPRSCE, from the coding sequence ATGGAGCCGCCGGACCACACCCGGCTGCGCGGCCTGGTGACGAAGGCCTTCACGCCCCGCGTCGTCGCCGGCCTGCGGCCCCGGATCGAGGCGCTGGCCGAGGAGCTGCTCGACGACGCGCTGCGAGCCGGCGAGTTCGACCTCATCGAGACCATCGCCTATCCGCTGCCGCTGACGATCGTGTGCGAGGTCCTCGGCGTGCCCAGGTCCGACCACCCACAGGTGCAGGTCTCGTCGCAGGCGGTGGTCCGATCGCCGAGGAGCTGCGAGTGA
- a CDS encoding sulfotransferase, translated as MRDRLVQSPIFLLSPPRSGSTLLRCILDSHSRIHSPHELHLDMQRLKCLSSFGETSLKASGLTVRSAEHLLWDRLLHRSLVASGKDIIVEKTPTNVHMWERIVECWPDARFIFLIRHPAAVAESAVSAVRSFGARDRLRYARDLTQDAVRLVTGGHARDLKLGIEPFMTKLEAARQALPGRTVRYEDLTTRPAEVMSGLCEFLGVDFEPAMLGYGTARDQFVPGIGDWRDKIRSGRIQAPDQPPASIPPRLRAVARAWGYLEPGDPDPTEPGLCARARSRPNIDLEAAAEARARLVPHPRAGEAASQADSTFQETARPWPAGPEHSLDPPPVSDVSG; from the coding sequence ATGCGCGACAGACTGGTGCAGTCGCCGATCTTCCTGCTTTCGCCACCACGATCGGGGTCGACGCTTCTACGATGTATTCTGGACAGTCACAGCCGCATCCACTCACCGCACGAGCTACACCTGGACATGCAGCGACTGAAATGTCTCTCCTCTTTCGGCGAGACGTCCTTGAAAGCCTCCGGCCTCACGGTCCGAAGCGCCGAGCACCTCCTCTGGGACCGCCTGCTGCATCGGAGTCTGGTCGCCAGCGGCAAGGACATCATCGTCGAGAAGACGCCCACCAACGTGCATATGTGGGAACGAATCGTCGAGTGCTGGCCAGACGCCCGCTTCATCTTTCTTATTCGCCATCCGGCGGCCGTGGCCGAGTCCGCGGTGTCGGCCGTCAGGAGCTTCGGCGCGAGAGATCGCCTGAGGTACGCCCGCGACCTCACCCAGGACGCCGTCCGCCTCGTGACCGGAGGCCATGCGCGGGACCTGAAGCTCGGCATCGAACCGTTCATGACGAAGCTGGAGGCGGCCCGGCAGGCGCTGCCCGGCCGAACGGTGCGTTACGAGGACCTCACGACCCGGCCGGCGGAGGTCATGTCCGGCCTGTGCGAGTTCCTCGGCGTCGACTTCGAACCGGCCATGCTTGGCTACGGCACCGCCCGAGACCAGTTCGTTCCCGGCATCGGCGACTGGCGCGACAAGATCAGATCGGGCAGGATCCAGGCGCCGGACCAGCCGCCCGCGTCGATTCCGCCCAGGCTGCGTGCCGTCGCCCGCGCCTGGGGATACCTGGAGCCGGGCGACCCAGACCCGACAGAGCCTGGCCTGTGCGCCCGTGCCCGATCTCGCCCCAATATCGATCTTGAAGCGGCGGCCGAGGCGAGGGCACGGCTCGTTCCGCACCCGCGCGCCGGCGAGGCTGCGTCCCAGGCCGACTCCACGTTCCAGGAGACGGCACGCCCCTGGCCCGCCGGCCCGGAGCACAGTCTCGACCCGCCGCCAGTCTCGGACGTCTCAGGGTAA